The genomic segment GAATCCCGTCGTGGTCCCCAAACTTGCCGCGCAGGCGTGCCGGTTGTTCCCCTTCCTGAGTGAGGTCCACGTGATCCGCGCCTACCGCGGGTTCCGGCCGTACTGCCCGGATCACCTGCCGGTCATCGGTCCCGACCCGCGGGTCCCGGGGGTTGTCCATGCATGCGGTCACGAGGGCGCGGGCATCGGTCTCGCCCCCGCAACGGGTGCGCTCGTGACCGCCCACCTGCTGGGCCGTCCCTGGCACGGCGCCGATCCGGCAGCGCACGCCGGCCTTCTGCCCGACCGCTTCTTCACCTCCGGAGGTGGGTCAGAGTGAGCGAGATCATCGTCGATGGAAGGCCACTGGCGTTCATCGAGGGACAGACCGTTGCCGCAGCCCTCGTGGCCGCGGGCCGGGTCGCCTGGCGCACCACCCGCATCGGGCACCGCCCGCGCGGCGTGTTCTGCGGGATCGGCGTCTGCTTCGACTGCCTGGTGACGATTGACGGAGCCGGTGGGCAGCGTGCCTGTCTGGTACCGGCGCGTCCGGGCATGACCGTCACGACCGGGGAGGGTGACGATGAGTGAATCAGCGGATCTCATTGTTGTGGGTGCGGGTCCGGCCGGTATGGCCGCGGCGGTCACGGCTCTGGCCGGCGGGCTGCGCGTCATCCTCGTCGACTCGGGCACCGCCGTCGGAGGTCAGTTCTGGCGGCATCCGCCCGAGCACGCGCGGTCGGCGATCCGGACAGAAGATCTCCACCACAAACTGCGGGATTACCATGCGCTCTCCCGTGCGCTGTCGGCAGGCCGGGCGAAGGGCCGGCTTGGACTGCGCCTGGCGCACCACGTGTGGTCCGCCGTCCGCGAGGGCGACGGATTCGCGGTCCGCGCGGTCGACCGGCGCGAGGTGCCCGAGGAGACCGCCGTGGTTCTGCGCGCACCGAGGTTGCTCGTGGCCACCGGGGCCTACGACCGGCAACTGCCGTTCCCCGGGTGGGACCTGCCGGGTGTACTCACCGTCGGCGGCCTCCAGGCGCTGCTCAAGGGCGGCGGAGTCGCGGCCGGGAGCCGCGTGGCGCTGGGCGGCACCGGCCCGTTCCTGCTGCCGGTGGCCGCAGGCCTCGCGAAACGCGGAGTCGAGGTGGTCGCGGTGTGCGAGGCGGCCCACCCGCTGGCGTGGCTGCGGCACCCGGGTCCGCTTCTGGGCAACCCGGGCAAGTGGGTTGAGGGTGCCCGGTACGCCGCGGCCCTTGCGCGCCACGGCATCCGGGTCCGACCGCGCACGGCGATTGTCGGCGCCGAAGGGGGCGACCGGGTGACCTCGGTCCGGATCGCCTCACTGGCGCACGACGGCAGTCCGCGCCCGGGCACGGAACGACGGGTCGAGGTCGATGCCGTCGGCGTCGGCTGGGGTTTCACACCTCAGCTCGACCTGCTCCTCCCCCTCGGCTGTGAGCTCACGGGTTCCGAGGACGGCAACGCGGTCGTCGCGGTCGACGACGGGCAGCGCACCACCGTCCCCGGACTCTATGCCGCGGGTGAGGCGTGCGGTGTGGGCGGCGCCCCCCTTGCGGTGGGTGAGGGGCGCCTTGCCGCCGAGTCGGTTCTCGCCGATTCCGGAGCGGCTCCCGTGCTGGGGAAGAAGCGTCTGGCCAGGGTGCGCGCCACGGTGGCCAGGCAACGTGCCTTCGCGCGGGCGATGAGCCTTGCTCACCCGATCCCGCCGGCATGGTCCTCGTGGCTGACCGACGAGACCGTGGTGTGCCGGTGCGAGGAGGTGACCGCGGGCGCGGTCCGGGCCGCCTGCACCGGCAGCGGGGCAAGTGATCACCGGCAGGTCAAGCAGCTGACCCGGGCCGGTATGGGCTGGTGCCAGGGGCGGATGTGCGGACCGGCGGTCCACTGCCTCGCATCACAGGAGCGGGCCTACGTGCCCGCGGAACGACTCGTCGCGACGCCCGTCACCCTCGGTGCGCTCGGCGACTTCGAAAAATATAGTGAAAACCGATAAAGGAGCATTCATGAGCGAGACTCGCAAGCCCTGGCACGGCGTCATCGTCGCGACGAGCCTGCCGTTCAACGACGACCTCACGGTGGACTTCGGCGCCTACGGGGAGAGCGTCTCCTGGCTCGCCGAGCAGGGGCTGCACGGTGTCGCGCCGAGCGGTTCGCTGGGCGAGTACCAGACCCTGACGTACGAGGAGCGCGACCGCGTCGTCGAAGCGGCCGTTGCGAACGCCCCCGAGGGGTTCACCGTGATGCCGGGCGTCGGCGCCTATGGCGGTGGTGAGGCCCAGCGGCATGCCCAGTTCGCCAAGGACGCAGGCTGCCAGGCCGTCATGTGCCTGCCGCCCAACGCCTACCGCGCCGACGACCGCGCGGTCCTCGAGCACTTCGAGTTGGTGGCCTCGGTCGGCCTTCCCGTCACCGCGTACAACAACCCCGTCGACACCAAGGTCGACCTGCGCCCGGAGCTGCTGGCCAAGTTGCACGCCGAGGGTTTCATCGTCGGCGTCAAGGAGTTCTCCGGTGATGTCCGGCGGTGCTACGAGATCTCCGAACTCGCACCCGGCCTCGACCTCATGATCGGCACCGACGACACCGTC from the Streptomyces xinghaiensis S187 genome contains:
- a CDS encoding (2Fe-2S)-binding protein, which codes for MSEIIVDGRPLAFIEGQTVAAALVAAGRVAWRTTRIGHRPRGVFCGIGVCFDCLVTIDGAGGQRACLVPARPGMTVTTGEGDDE
- a CDS encoding NAD(P)/FAD-dependent oxidoreductase, whose amino-acid sequence is MSESADLIVVGAGPAGMAAAVTALAGGLRVILVDSGTAVGGQFWRHPPEHARSAIRTEDLHHKLRDYHALSRALSAGRAKGRLGLRLAHHVWSAVREGDGFAVRAVDRREVPEETAVVLRAPRLLVATGAYDRQLPFPGWDLPGVLTVGGLQALLKGGGVAAGSRVALGGTGPFLLPVAAGLAKRGVEVVAVCEAAHPLAWLRHPGPLLGNPGKWVEGARYAAALARHGIRVRPRTAIVGAEGGDRVTSVRIASLAHDGSPRPGTERRVEVDAVGVGWGFTPQLDLLLPLGCELTGSEDGNAVVAVDDGQRTTVPGLYAAGEACGVGGAPLAVGEGRLAAESVLADSGAAPVLGKKRLARVRATVARQRAFARAMSLAHPIPPAWSSWLTDETVVCRCEEVTAGAVRAACTGSGASDHRQVKQLTRAGMGWCQGRMCGPAVHCLASQERAYVPAERLVATPVTLGALGDFEKYSENR
- a CDS encoding dihydrodipicolinate synthase family protein, which encodes MSETRKPWHGVIVATSLPFNDDLTVDFGAYGESVSWLAEQGLHGVAPSGSLGEYQTLTYEERDRVVEAAVANAPEGFTVMPGVGAYGGGEAQRHAQFAKDAGCQAVMCLPPNAYRADDRAVLEHFELVASVGLPVTAYNNPVDTKVDLRPELLAKLHAEGFIVGVKEFSGDVRRCYEISELAPGLDLMIGTDDTVLEVGIAGAKGWVAGYPQVFPQACLALYNASVTGDLETALPLYRQLHPVLRWDSKTEFIQAIKLGQEMIGRRGGACRPPRQALSPETEAVVRGATQALIDAGVN